The nucleotide window GAAGCTGCCTGGTATGGTGTAAGAATCCTAGCTTGGCCACAAAATGGGGATCAGAAGCTCAATGCAGAGGTGGTTGAGAGAAGTGGGCTTGGGATATGGGCCAGAACTTGGGCCTGGACCGGAGATGACccggtggtggtggtgaagggGGAAGACATTGCTGTGAAGATCAAAGAGCTGATGCAGAGTGAAGAGCTCAGAGTGAAGGCTTTGAAGATTCGAGAAGAGGCTAAAAGGGTTGCTGGGTGCCGTGAGAAAATTTTCAAGGGACTGATTGAGGAGTGGAGTAAGAATACTTGAAGCTAAAAAAACTCCAATAGAAGCAAAACTCTGATGTGACCAAAACGGCAACTTTATGTGGCGTTTTTGTCAAGTAGGTGATATTTGTTGTGGTTGATATCaaccataaaaataaaatcatctTTGTTGAGCTATCTTTTGTTGAGCTTGGGCTGTGGTATAGTGAGGGGAACCACACCATGGTTTCCTCCTCTATCTCagctctctctcattctttctccCATGTTTCATGTACTAATTTGGATGTGTGTGAAAAACCCGGTAACCCTCTTAAAAAACTGGTCCAAATTAAGAGACGCGGTACAGTTTGTTCTAGTTCTAGTGATCAAGGTTCTTCTTCTTTACAATCTCGCCGAGGTGTTCTTCATAGCTCGGTTGCTTTGGCTGCTTCAGCAGCTGTTCTTTTCTGGTCCAGTCCAGGTATATATGATTCCAAATGTCCAATCTTTGCTTTGTTCACTTGCTTCTTCTTTGTCTTTCAGTTTTCAGTAGTATGGGAAGATTATTGCTTTCTTTAGTCTACTACTATTGAGGAAGCTCTTACCTTGTGCTAGCTTATCCAGAAATCACTGAAACTGATTCACCAACCCAAAAAATCTGTTTAATTCAGTCAAAAGTTACAACTTAGCTATCCTAAAGTGTATGAGCAGTTGTACTATTCATccatttgttctttttctttgtgtgtTGAAAGCTATTATCCAATTGACATGAATTGTGGCCACTCATATTGATGAAGCTAACCAACTACTTCATTCACTTACGGTTCCAATTTTCATTATGTTAAATGATTTCCAACTTGCAATACAACAATTTGGGTGAACTTTCCAACTAGGGAGCTTAGGAAGTTGAGTGAAAATATAAATGAACTTGTGGTCAATACTCAATAGAGAGAAAGCAAACTTAAACAACAGTACTTGATTTTTCGGTGTTGCAGCTAGAGCTGGATTTCTATCGGGATCGACCGGGATAGAATCAATTCCGGGTCCTGAATTACCCAAAGTGGAGTTCCTTGACCGCTTCAATGGTTTGATCCTCACTCGAGTTTCCTAATTATCCTACTTACATTCAGTTCTCAGCGAGCGAGTACTGAATAAGCTTCATATTGTGTATGATAGAATGTTGTTGAATTGTTTATGCAGAAGAAAACCAGAAAAAGTATGCAGAAAATGATGCGagattcaaatcatctccaTTACTCCAGGGGCTACTAGAAAAATCCAAGCTCAACAAAGAGAAGTAATGCCTTGGCTTGCATTAGGGAATAGACCAATAGTGTGTACATGGTTTTTGATTCCTTTTCATATATAGTGACTATCTCTAAAGTTCTCACACTAAACTTGGAAATGTTCAGGAATAGTAGGGAAACTCAAGACAAGTACTGCCTACGCGGAGCAGAATGGGGAGTTGGAGATTGCTCAGCGGAGGGAATGAAGCCCGGCGAGAGAGACAAGTTCATTGCAATGTTGAAGGAGAGGGCTGGTGTCAAAGATTGACGACTACTTGATGCTGTGGCGGAGGCTGcttcatttcttaaaagatCATGAATATAAGATCATTAGTACTTGATCAACTTGGTGTAGCATTTCACAATTGCAATATCATTCCTTCTTGATCCTCAGCAAGACAAATATTTTCACTACAACagaaattttgtagagaattggaaagtGTCGGAATTAAAAAAGGTCAAGATGGTCAATAAAAAGTACAAACTTTATGCAAGTAAGAGACGGACAAGGAAGAGAGTTCATCTCGCTTAATCCTCTCCATTAACCAAAACTAACACACAATAATCAAGGCTTGAAGGCAGCAACACCgattctttatttaaaaaaaaaaaaaaaaaactaacacaCAATATAAAGTTTAATAGTTAGAGTTgggacttgaaaaaaaaaaatcaaaaattgagaCTCAAACACTAGATACAAAGATTTCATGCTAAATCGCTCGAACAACCTTATAGAAGATTCATACTAAAGAGACAATGATATTTAttgaccaaaaacaaagaaatgagGAAGGGGAATGGTCTTACGCGGAATTCAGGGGAAGATGGAGGGGTGCTTCTCATATTATGAGTCCAAACGAGACAAAGGACAAAAGaagaacataaaaataaaaagttgcaGTAATAATAAGCAATCATGTTTTTtcgacccaaaaagaaaaatgcttataatatattttattgagGGCTAAGCGGTTGTTTCTGTTCCTGACCAAAATACCAAATGACCTCTTCTGCTACCTCATCGACCCTGCAAAAATAGCTGTATTATTATCAATACACACACAAATACCaaaaagatttgatttttctctttctcttattcCCAAACTCAAAATCCcaggttctctctctctttaaccCACAAAGTTCTTAGATTTCCTTCAATTTTTGATTCAATCgatttcaattttcagtttgccggaaaaaaaagaaatttttttttgagggtAGGGTTAGATATGCACAGtgggaattgaattgaattcatGTCGTTTTCTGCAGCTCATCAACTGCCAAACGAGAATTTGCCAAGGAATTGAGTCGCTCTTAATTTGattctgaatttgaatttggaGAAGGAAAGTGATTCCTTGGTTTGTGGAATTGCATTTGGTAAGGGTTTTTGTTGGGTATAGTAAAGTTGAATTCTTTTTTGGTCAAATTATGAAGCTTTGATCAAGTCATGATGATATTATCTGTTTGTGAATGCTGTTAATTTGGTTGTAATATGGATTGGTTTTGTTGAAATTAGGGGAGCGCTGTGATTAGTTCGGGTTGGCATTGTAGAATTTGATGTTTTAGTGACTTAGTTGAAGCTTGAATTATTGAGAGTTGTGGTGTAGAGTGTTGAATTTTGGCTTGGGAAGTGTGGCTTTAGCTCGGAGTCTTGAAAATGTACCGGACTGTGGCTACAGCTACAACTTCAACTCGGGGTGGATCTCCCACCGATAGTGGGGATTATGTGGTTAGTTTGGATCAAGTGCCGCGGTGGAGCAATGCTGAGCATCGGTCCTCTATGGAATATGACAATGAGGATCCGTCCTTTCCAAATTCTTACTTCCCTGATCCTTTAACTTCTCAGTCCGGGGCTCAAAATGGTCTCAATGCGATAGTTTCGAGGTTTCCAGTTGATCATGAAATTAATTCAAAGATATATTTGTGGAGGGGGAACCCTTGGAATCTCGAAGTTGATGCTGTAGTAAACTCTACAAATGAGGTGAGTGCTCTGtacctttgtagtgatacattTCTGATAGAACTATGTCCATTTGTCTGTAGGAAATGAGAAGGTAACGGTATCTGCATGGTGACATTGTGGTTGTGTATTGCCTTGACTAGTAACCTTCTTGGGCATCTAAGAACTTGGCTTTTCTCCTTGAACCTCACCAGGCGTCTTAGACAATTCATCTCATTCAGGGTGTTTCTTTCGTATTTTCTTATTAGAAAGAAGCGATAACTTGGAACAAAGCATTCTTGTCTGATATAGAATttcaatatttttgaaaataaattttagtTTTCAAATCAGTCATCTTTGAGCCAGCAAGTTCCAAATCAGCAAATACCATCAATCACATCTGGATTGGGCAACCAGTGGATGCACGTGGCAAGTGAATGGGTTTATCCTAACATGCTTTCAATTCGATCATTTACAGAACATGGATGAAGCACACTGCAGCCCTGGCTTGCATGCTGCAGCTGGACCTGGTCTTGCAGAAGAATGTGCCTCATTGGTATGCTACTACTTAAATCAAATTTAGTTATTCTATGGGAAATATGTATAGTTTTGACATTGATCATATAATCCTTGACGTTTGATACATCATGTAAATAGAGATTCTTGCTTAAATTGAATATGTTGAATAGGAGACGGCATACGATTTTCGATGACATAAACTATGTATCATTTTATTTAAAAGCCTTCTGGTTGGTGTTCTATTGCAATTGATTAATatcaagtttcaactcatttgaaccTTTGTTCCTTGACAGGGTGGATGCCGAACAGGGATGGCAAAGGTTACTAAAGCATACGACCTTCCAGCTAGGTATTGGCATTTTTCATGTATATGAAAGAAGAAAGCTGAATCTATGTAGTATTATATTAAAGCTCATTTCTATTTAGTAGTATATTAAACCATCATTTAGCTCCTAAGCACTCTTCATGTATGTATTTTTGGATTCACAAGACAATACTAGTTTTTAGGATATGTTATTAGCATTTACTTTTAGCGATTGTCTGTTCATTACTTGAGGTTCTATGAACTTCTCTTGATGTCCAACTAGGCTATGAGGACGTCTATTGAAGATAACATTTTTGCCTTGAATGTGTTTTTTGTATTTATTTAGCATTAAGGATGTTTCCATAACTCATGGTTTCTTCACTTCTTGTGAGCTAGCTTAAAGTAGGTGTTGCATATCATGCTCTAGCATCCTTAGCTTTACGCTTTGCATTAACATTTTATTCTGTCCATAGAGTTTGTGTCCTAGTATAGGTGCTGCACACAAGATTCTTGGGTCAATAAAAGATGCTTTTTCCTTGTGTAATTAGGAGGGTTATCCATACTGTTGGTCCCAAGTATGCTGTGAAGTACCATACTGCTGCAGAAAATGCTCTGAGCCACTGCTACCGTTCTTGTCTTGAACTCCTCATTGAAAATGGACTGCAAAGGTGGGAGGCGATAGCTATAATATTATCTTAAAATTTCTATCTATTCAgctctttattattattttttactttgtttcccTCATAAAGTCACTGTGCTTGGCAAATTTATCTGCAGCATTGCAATGGGCTGTATATATACAGAGGCTAAGAACTATCCTCGTGAGCCAGCTGCCCATGTTGCTATAAGTGAGTTTGTTTCTTACATTCTCCAAAATTAAGTTCTTTGTAATCATGTTGACATGAAGCGCATCGGCCATGGTTGAGCATCCATGCTGAATTACTAAATTTCTATTCATGAATGTATATCCATGTTTTCATTGTTCCTGTATAACTATTTCTGAAGATTGCATTTCTTTTATTCTTGCTCTCAAGCTCATCTATTGTCTGCTTTTGTTCAGGGACTGTGCGACGGTTTCTCGAGAAACAGAAGGATAAAATTGCAGCTGTTGTCTTTTGTACTACCACATCAACTGATACAGAAATTTACAAAAGGTGCTTTTTCTTTATCGACCGGATGTCACTTGTTCTGATTCATTGTGATATGTGGCGTATAATTTTGAATAATTTTATTACAGAATTTTGAGATCTCATTATCTCTCCACTGTTCTAAGTGTAGATTGCTTCCGCTTTACTTTCCTCGAGATAGACTTGAAGAGGAGGTTGCCATGTCAAAACTTCCTGCAGATGTAGGCGATGAAAATGGTGAGACTATTATAGATGAACGCAAAATCAGAATAAAGCCTTTGCCCAAAAAAACTGCTCCAAAGCCTCCACAAGCTCCAGTTGACCTTCCTGTTAGTGATGTAGGCTTGGCACGGAGGTGAGTTAATTAGCAGTATCATACATTACAAATAAAAATGTAAAGCAGTTCTTGAGTAATATAACAGAATGCTCACTGCAATCAGCATTGAAGAACTCCATGTTTTATATAGCAAAGCTCATAGATTCTGGATACCTGATTCTCTGTTTATGTGTTTATCAAGCCGGTGGTTCATTTCGCTAGACCTTGAACTATAATTAGCTGCTTTGGATTTCATCATTAACTTACTTGCTGAACAATTGTTATACAGGAACTCATCACATTTGGATTCGTATCTGGATCCGGCCTTTATGTCTTTAATAAAAGATCCGGACCAGAGACGCAGGGAACAATGGGAAAAAACTGCTCAAGCCCAAAGTGGATGGAATTGTGCTAAAATGCTTGGCTTTGGTGATCTTGGTGGACCTCCATTGTCTGCTGCAGAAGAATACTCGCTTCATTCAAGATACCTTGCTAAAGCAAACTCTCTCAATCTTTCAGAAATTGCGGAAATGAAAATTGTGTATGCTCTTATATCTCTTTGCTCTTCAGTGGTAATTGTTAAATCTTTAGCTTATAGATTTTTACACCTGTCTATTTAGTAATGTATAAAATGCTTTCATTCTGATTTCCCTTTGCTATCATAGTATTAGTAGCTCTTCAACTGGTTGGGATTCAAATCTTTGACATAAACAAAAGGAGGTAGTGATGTGTTGTTAAACCAATGAAGGTTAATCTAAAAACATTTTGCACTGTGGTGGAGATGTTTAAACTTGAATTTTATTACTATTTATCCCCAAATTGTGTGGATCAATTTCTCCATAATCCTGAAAAGGCAAGGGTATTAAAGAAAGCCCCAGAGGAGCTTTCTCTTTTGTTGTAAGattatattaatattttatGCAAAAGTTTGGAGTGTGTCTTCTGGGCAGTTAATACTATATTAAATTGCATATTTTTCTCTCTATTTCAGCTACCGAGGTGGAGTTG belongs to Rosa chinensis cultivar Old Blush chromosome 4, RchiOBHm-V2, whole genome shotgun sequence and includes:
- the LOC112201009 gene encoding uncharacterized protein LOC112201009 — encoded protein: MVSSSISALSHSFSHVSCTNLDVCEKPGNPLKKLVQIKRRGTVCSSSSDQGSSSLQSRRGVLHSSVALAASAAVLFWSSPARAGFLSGSTGIESIPGPELPKVEFLDRFNEENQKKYAENDARFKSSPLLQGLLEKSKLNKEKNSRETQDKYCLRGAEWGVGDCSAEGMKPGERDKFIAMLKERAGVKD
- the LOC112201007 gene encoding protein GDAP2 homolog isoform X2; the protein is MYRTVATATTSTRGGSPTDSGDYVVSLDQVPRWSNAEHRSSMEYDNEDPSFPNSYFPDPLTSQSGAQNGLNAIVSRFPVDHEINSKIYLWRGNPWNLEVDAVVNSTNENMDEAHCSPGLHAAAGPGLAEECASLGGCRTGMAKVTKAYDLPARRVIHTVGPKYAVKYHTAAENALSHCYRSCLELLIENGLQSIAMGCIYTEAKNYPREPAAHVAIRTVRRFLEKQKDKIAAVVFCTTTSTDTEIYKRLLPLYFPRDRLEEEVAMSKLPADVGDENGETIIDERKIRIKPLPKKTAPKPPQAPVDLPVSDVGLARRNSSHLDSYLDPAFMSLIKDPDQRRREQWEKTAQAQSGWNCAKMLGFGDLGGPPLSAAEEYSLHSRYLAKANSLNLSEIAEMKIVYRGGVDSEGRPVMVVVGAHFLLRCLDLERFVHYVVKEFEPIIQKPYTVVYFHSAASLQLQPDLGWMRRLQQILGRKHQRNLHAIYVLHPTFGLKAAVFAMQLFVDSVKVVYVDRLLQLFRYVPREQLTIPDFVFQHDLEVNGGKGLIVDPRTKYVYHRP
- the LOC112201007 gene encoding protein GDAP2 homolog isoform X1, translated to MYRTVATATTSTRGGSPTDSGDYVVSLDQVPRWSNAEHRSSMEYDNEDPSFPNSYFPDPLTSQSGAQNGLNAIVSRFPVDHEINSKIYLWRGNPWNLEVDAVVNSTNENMDEAHCSPGLHAAAGPGLAEECASLGGCRTGMAKVTKAYDLPARRVIHTVGPKYAVKYHTAAENALSHCYRSCLELLIENGLQSIAMGCIYTEAKNYPREPAAHVAIRTVRRFLEKQKDKIAAVVFCTTTSTDTEIYKRLLPLYFPRDRLEEEVAMSKLPADVGDENGETIIDERKIRIKPLPKKTAPKPPQAPVDLPVSDVGLARRNSSHLDSYLDPAFMSLIKDPDQRRREQWEKTAQAQSGWNCAKMLGFGDLGGPPLSAAEEYSLHSRYLAKANSLNLSEIAEMKIVYRGGVDSEGRPVMVVVGAHFLLRCLDLERFVHYVVKEFEPIIQKPYTVVYFHSAASLQLQPDLGWMRRLQQILGRKHQRNLHAIYVLHPTFGLKAAVFAMQLFVDSVVWKKVVYVDRLLQLFRYVPREQLTIPDFVFQHDLEVNGGKGLIVDPRTKYVYHRP